The following nucleotide sequence is from Brachyspira suanatina.
ATAATTCTCTTATTTGATATTCTCGGCTTTCTATACGTTAATTCTATAATATTTCTTACCGTATCGAGGGGAATTACCGTATGTATTATATTATAATAAATTTTTTTTAATGCGCTGAAGAAATCACCTTCTATTGAAATTTTCTTCTTTCCGCCTTTATTTTTAGCTATATTCAAGGCTTCTTTTGATTTATTTCTGAATATTGAATCTATAAACTCAACATTATCTGCATTTAACTCATTTAAAGTATAATTAACAGCCAAATAATAAGGTTCTATAAGAGCGTATCTTGAAGTTTCTTTTTTACTTCCAAGCATATATTCTTTGGGTTCGCTTGTAGGGTAATTATCATAACTATCAAAAAGCATAGATTCTACTTTGTAAAGTATAGAACGGCATGCAGAATAAAAATTATTAAACAAATGAGGCATTTTATACTCTAAATATTGATTAAAATAGAGTTCAGCATTTCTAAATCTTTCATCTGTGCCTGCTACTATAACATCAGGGTGTTTGTACTGATCTATCATTTTGCAGGATTTACATTCATCGCAGTAAGTTCCGTTTCCTCTCTCACAGCATATAGCTTTAGCATAGTTTAAAGCACTTTCAAATTTTCCAATACCTTCATCTCCGTAAAAAAGATAGGCATGATGAAGTCTGCCGCTTTTATATATTCCTGCCATTATTTTCAGCGGGGTTGTCTGTCCTAATACCTTAGCCAATATTAAACCTCTATTAGTATGATAATATTTTTTTATGGGTACATGTATAAATCATAAATAAAATTATATCAACAATAATTTTTAGCTTTTAAATTATAAGTATAATGATGACGATATTTTACTGTTGAGTTTTAATTTTTATATTAGAGCATAACAATATAATAACGAGGAATATTTAATGGCTGCAAATGATGATATAACAAAAAAAGATTTAAGTGAAAATAATGATAATAAAATTGTAAATATTTCTGAAAGACTAGATAAGTTAGAAAAAGATGTTGAAAATATTTTATCTGATGAGAAAATAACAGATGAGGAAAAAGAAAATCTTATCAAGGAAATTTTACAAAATGAAGAGTTTTTAAAATCTGCAGCGGAAACCATAAATAAAGATAATTCAAAATATGATGAACTTATAAATGAATTAAAAGAACAATTATCTAATAGTTTTGATGATAAGATAGATGAAAAAATCGATGAGAAGATAGAAAAAAATAATGCTAATTACAACAGCATAATGTTAGAACAGAATCTTAAAAATTTTAAAGATATTTCCAATTTGAGAAAGAATCAGAAAGATTTAGAGAATTCTATAACTGAAAATAATACAAAATATGATGATATTGTAAATAATATTAATAATATCAATGATAAATTAGACACTCATTCAGAAGAATATAAAAAAGATATAAAAATTTTAAATTCAAAATTAGAAGAATACAAAGAAGAACATTCTAAATTCTTAGAAGAAGAGATAGAACATTTTAATAACTTAAAAGAAGAATTATCTAATAACATCGAAGAAAAAATTGATGAAAAGATAGAAAAAAACAATGTTAATTATAACAGCATAATGTTAGAACAGAATCTTAAAAATTTCAAAGATATATCTAGTTTGAGAAAGAGTCAAAAAGATTTGGAAGAAAATATAAAAGAAAATGTTTCTAATATAGTTACTGCTTCTATCAATGAAAATAATTTAAAATATGATGAAGCTATAAATAATATCAATAATAAATTAGATACTCATTCAGAAGAATACAAAAAAGAAATAGAAACTATAAATAATATATTAGAAGAATATAAAGAGGAGCATTCTAAATTCTTAGAAGAGGAAAAATTAGATAATCTCAAAGAGGAATTATCTAATAGTTTTGATGATAAGATAGACGAAAAAATAGAAAAGAATAATGCTAATTATAACAGCATAATGTTGGAACAGAATCTTAAAAATTTCAAAGATATATCTAATTTGAGAAAGAGTCAAAAAGACTTGGAAGAAAATATAAAAGAAAATGTTTCTAGTATAGTAAGCTCTTCTATCAATGAAAATAATTTGAAATATGATGAAGCTATAAATAATATCAATAATAAATTAAATACTTATTCAGAAGAATACAAAAAAGAAATAGATGACTTAAATGCTAGATTAGAAGAATCAAAAGAAGATAATGTCAAATTTTTTGAAGAAGAAAAAAGCAATTTAAAGAAAAATTATGAAGATATACTAATTGATATAAAAGACATTAATGAACAAATGGAAAGATATAAGTCTATATATGATGAAAAACTTTCTACAGCAGAAAATCAATTTAGTACATTGATGTTGGATCAGAATTTGAAAAATTATAATGAGATTGATGCTTTGAAGAAAGATCATTCAGATTTAAAAGATGTTGTAGAAAGAATAGATAATACAGTAAGTATAAATAGTTTAAAATATGATGATTTAATAAATGATATTAATAATAAATTATCAGATAATTCATTGAAATACAGAAGAGAGCTAGAAAGTTTAAAAAATAAATTTGAAGAATCTAGAGAAGAACAAACTAAATTCTTAGAAGAAGAGAAAGAAAGCTTTAATAATTTCAAAGAAGAATTATCTAATAACTTTGATAATAAGATAGATGAAAAAATCGATGAGAAGATAGAAAAGAATAATGCTAATTATAACAGCATAATGCTAGAACAAAATCTCAAGAATTTTAAAGAGATATCAGATTTAAGAAAGAATTATAAAGATTTAGAAAATAGCATAAAAGAAAATATTTCTAATACAGTTTATGCTTCAGTAAATGAAAATAATTCAAAATATGATGAATTAATAAAAAATATAGATGATAAATTATCTTCTTATTCAGAGGAAAACAAAAAAGAAATAGAAGGTTTGAATACTAGATTAGAAGAGGCAAAAGAAGAACAAACTAAATTTTTAGAAGAAGAGAAAGAAAATTTAAATAATCTTAAAGAAGAATTCTCTAATATTGTAGATGAGAAAATAGAGAGAAGTAGTGCTAGTTATGGCAGTTTAATGGTAGAGCAGAATTTGAAGAATTTCCAAGAGATTTCAGACATTAAAAAGAGTTGTGAGGATTTGGGAAATTCTATAAATGAAAATAATGCTAAGTATGATGAATTAATAAAAAATATAGATAATAAATTATCCTCTTATTCAGAAGAAAATAAAAAAGAATTGGATAATTTAAATACTAAATTAGAAGAAGAAAGAGAAAGTTTAAATAATTTAAAAGAAGAATTATCTAATAACATAGACGAAAAAATTGATGAGAAGATAGAAAAAAATAATGCTAATTATAACAGCATAATGCTAGAGCAGAATCTCAAAAATTTCAAAGAGTTATCAGATTTAAGAAAGAATTACAAAGATTTAGAAAACAATATAAAAGAAAATATATCTAATACGGTTTATGCTTCAGTAAATGAGAATAATTCAAAATATGATGAATTAATAAATCAATTAGAAAACAAAACAGAAGAAAATAAAAAAGAAATAGATAGCTTAAATAACAAATTAGAAGAAGCAAAAGAAGAGCAAACTAGATTCTTAGAAGAAGAGAAAGAAAGTTTAAATAATTTAAAAGAAGAGCTATCTAATAGTTTTGATGAAAAGATAGATGAAAAAATGGAAAAAAACAATGCTAATTATAACAGCATAATGCTAGAGCAGAATCTTAAGAATTTCAAAGAGTTATCAGATTTAAGAAAAGGTCATAAAGATTTAGAAGATTCTATCTTATCAAATGATACAAAATACGATGAATTGATAAATCAATTAGAAAACAAAACAGAAGAAAATAAAAAAGAAATAGATAGCTTAAATAACAAATTAGAAGAAGCAAAAGAAGAGCAAACTAGATTCTTAGAAGAAGAAAAAGAAAATTTAAATAATCTTAAAGAAGAATTCTCTAATATTGTAGATGAGAAAATAGAGAGAAGTAATGCTAGTTATGGCAGTTTAATGGTAGAGCAGAACTTGAAGAATTTCCAAGAGATTTCAGATATTAAAAAGAGCTGTGAGGATTTAGGAAATTCTATAAATGAAAATAATGCTAAGTATGATGAATTAATAAAAAATATAGATAATAAGTTGTCTGCTTATTCAGAAGAAAATAAAAAAAATATAGAAGGTTTAAATACTAGATTAGAAGAAGAGAAAGAAACTTTAAATAGTCTTAAAGAGGAATTATCTAATAATGTTGATGAAAAGATAGATGAGAAAATAGAAAAGAACAATGCTAATTATAATAGCATAATGCTAGAGCAGAATCTCAAAAATTTCAAAGAGTTGTCAGATTTAAGAAAAGGACATAAAGATTTAGAAGATTCTATCTTATCAAATAATACAAAATATGAAGAAGTTCTAAATAATA
It contains:
- a CDS encoding DNA polymerase III subunit delta', with the protein product MAKVLGQTTPLKIMAGIYKSGRLHHAYLFYGDEGIGKFESALNYAKAICCERGNGTYCDECKSCKMIDQYKHPDVIVAGTDERFRNAELYFNQYLEYKMPHLFNNFYSACRSILYKVESMLFDSYDNYPTSEPKEYMLGSKKETSRYALIEPYYLAVNYTLNELNADNVEFIDSIFRNKSKEALNIAKNKGGKKKISIEGDFFSALKKIYYNIIHTVIPLDTVRNIIELTYRKPRISNKRIIIIEGIELMDKRAPNIFLRTLEEPSDNNIFILITSDTNKLVQDGMKPLRSRMMELKFSPLSENTLRSILMKRLRLNEEKTALALENSYGSVAKAVKYVLDKKSNTSDNIYKVLLSFMDAALNNNPSQIASLATLLSDGDYEIIDAFREMINILKKSLEDKYLEIENRDYILPSSISDESIVWTIDELDSTINTLINTNTQPKMLLYKTLGNIYTWLHNYNKNI